The sequence TTTTGAATTTGATAGCTGATTGCAGGGACAGTATCAATATATCCCGAAACCCCTTCTTCATGGATTTTTTCAAGCCCACTAAGTGCGTCTTCAACCTCGACAATTTTTATATTCGGATACTTATTACGTAACAATTCAATTGCGGCGTATCCTTTGGTAACGGCAAAAGTTTGATCAGCAACGCTCTCAAAATCATCTATGAACATTTTGTCAAGAGCAGTCGCCACAACCAACGGAAAAGATATATATGAAGAACTGAAATTTAAATATTCCCGACGCGTCGGGGTAGAAATAGCAGATGGAAGAATGTCACACTTACGCTCACGAGCGAAGAATAAAGTCTGTTCCCATGAATCAGTAGGGATAAGCCTAAATTCCTTACCTATCCTCTGCGATAAAATATTCATAAAATCTACAGTGATTCCTGTACTCTGATCTTTTCTATCTATTTGTTCATAAGGCATCCAGCTAGGATCAATACTCATGGAAATATAATCAATTTCTGACAGATAAACTCTTTCATCAGCATCAAATCTAAGAGAATCAATATATGGATCGTGATTTACATCACCCACAAGCCACTTGCGGCGTAGTTGATTCTTTTCATATTCTGGAATTGCAGCAAGTCCCTTATTAAGAATTCCGATTGCTTCGGGCCAGTCGTTACGAACTCCGAAAACAAATTTAAGATCTTCGCCCAAAGGATATGCTATCTGCAAATATGGAAGACCAAGTTTGTTTGCAGAAAACAGTGTTCCACCGTTTCCAAATGTAACATCGGCTTTGTTGTTAACAACAGTTTTAATCATTTCTTCTATAGTCGCACATTCTAAGACACTGGAATTCTTAAACGAACGGGCTAATTTTTCATCAGCCATATTACCTTTATGGACAGCAATAATTTTGCCATCTAAATCTCTATCAGACTTAATATTTTTAGGATTTCCCAGCGGAACTAGTACCATCTTTTGTATAGTTGAATAAGCATCTGAAAAATTGAGATATGCTTTACGCTCCTTATGAACGACTCCCGTACTCAATCCGTCAATCTGACGCAATTTAGCCTTTTCCTGCATTTCGACCCATTTTCCGGGCAACAATTGAAAATTAGATCCAGTCAGTTCATTTATTTTATCGAGCACTCCCTTATCAAACCCAGAAATAGAACCATCCTCGTTAACAACGATATACGGCTCCCAGTCTTTCTCTGTCCCCAGAGTAATCACAGGATGAGCTTTGATAAAGGCTTTCTCTTTTTCTGAAAGTTCGACACGAGACGAGGGTTTATTAGCACAAACCGGGGTGGTGGATAAAAAACAAGAAATAAAAAATAAAATCAATATAAACACAACAAAATTTTTCATATATTCCCGATTTTTAATAATGAAGTCTTTCCTCTGAATACTATGCTTTTACGTTAAGAACAATAATTATGATCATTGACCACACAAAAAAGCTATTACTCTCATCTATTACTGCTATCTGGTAACAGTTTAATTTTCGAAAACTTTTATTTTTTACGCATTAAGTTTTGCATATAATTACATATAAAATATATTTGATGCAACACAGTTTCATCAAATTGAGTATTTTAACATAAATATATTTTAGGACGAGACACACAAACAAAATAAAAAGGCTTAGAAGATTAATCTTCTAAGCCTTTTTTGAATTGATAATTGCTAGTAAAATGATCAGGAATACTATGCCTTTAACTCATCCTGAAGTTTATTATAATTATCTACGCTGACGAAGTAGTCAGGATCGGACAGCACGTTGACAACACATATCTTCTCCGCCTTCTTAATCAAGCGGACACAATCCTTGCTAAGATGCCACAGATGAACAGTCTTGCCTGACCGCAAATACAGCTCGGTAACTTTATTGACCATTTCAATTGCAGATTGATCCATTATACGTGATTCCTGAAAGTCGATAATAACATTATCAGGATCATCTTTCACATCAAACTTACTTAGAAATAATGTTGTGGAACCAAAAAATAACGGCCCGTATATCTGATAATGTTTGATTCCATGCTCATCAACAATCTTTCTTGCACGAATTCTAAGTGCATTTTCCCATGCAAAAATCATAGCGGAAATAATAACACCGCAGATTACAGCAATAGCCAAATCATATTTGACGGTGAGAAAAGTTACCAGAACGATAACGGCAACATCCCATTTAGGAACTTTATTCACTATATTGAATGTGCTCCATGCAAAAGTCTTAATGACAACGATAAACATAACACCGACCAGCGCGGCAATAGGGACCATTTCAATATAAGTTGAAGTGAACAAAATAAAGAACAACAAGGCAACAGCGGCGGTGATACCGGACAGACGACCGCGACCACCGGAAGTAATATTGATGATACTCTGCCCGATCATTGCACATCCGCCCATTCCGCCGAACAACCCGTTGGTGAAATTAGCAACACCCTGAGCTATACATTCACGGTTTCCGCTCCCGTGAGTGTCAGTCAATTCATCAATAAGAGTTAATGTCATTAAAGATTCAATCAGCCCGATGGCAGCTAGAATCAAGGCGTAAGGAGTAACAAATGTGAGAGTTTCCCAAGTGAAAGGAATCTGAGGGATTGCAAAAGTAGGAAGCCCCGCTTTTATTCCTGTGCCTCCATTAACCTTAATAAAGGAAAGAACTGTTGCCGTATCAATCTGAGCAAAAATAACCAGAAGAGAAACAGCGATTATGGCTATGAGTGCGCCCGGAGCTTTTTTATAAACCATAGGAACTGTGAACAAAATTCCCATTGTCAAAGCTACCAATCCTATCATTATCCAGAGAGGTTCTCCCTGAATCCATGTGCCCTCAGCTTGAAACATATTTAACTGGGATAGAAAAATTACAATTGCCAGCCCATTGACGAATCCCATCATAACGGACCTTGGAACCATTCTTATAAACTTTCCTAAACGGAATATTCCAGCCAGACTTTGGAAAATACCTACCAGCAGCAAAGTAAAAAACAGATATTGAAGTCCGGCATGTGAACCGGCTCCGCCCAAAGCATTTCCTTCTAGGACCAGATTAACCATAACAACGGCCATTGCTCCTGTAGCTCCTGAAATCATGCCGGGTCGTCCACCTAAAATGGAAGTCATAATGCACATCATGAATGCACCGTATAGGCCTACAATCGGAGAAACTCCTGCGACAAAAGAAAATGCTACTGCTTCCGGCACTAATGCCAATGCCACCGTAAGCCCTGAAAAAATATCACTTTGAATACTGCCCTTTGAATTCGATACTAAAGTATGACTGGCTTCCATCAATAATTCCTTAATTCCTTTTTATTTATTAACAAAAAAAGACGAGACACACAGGCCCAGCCTAACACAATACGGCGCAATATGGAGCGATAAAAAATCGCCCCTATGACCTTCAATCAAATATTTAAAATCCAAGCCGAAAAGATCACGTAGAAAAACAACCCCGGCAATCCGGAACAGAACGCTATTATATCTTAATTACTACAATAGTAATTAAAGCCCCTGACAAGGCTCTTTATTTAAAATGATTGCTATTACTTATGAAACGGAAAGAAGTACGGAAGAGGGGTACATCGAAACGGTGTGCATAAATATAAGACTTATCCTCAAGCAGGCAGTAATTATATGGCTTTAAAGCTTTAGTCAATATTCCACGTCGCAATTCAAAATTGCATAATTTATTCAACAAAAACACCAGCCGTCAACACGAGACGGCTGGTGCAACTCATTTAATAACCGAGCTTAAAACCGTTTAAATTCAGAACTGAGATCATCACTCAAATCAAGAGAAGCACCGTCTAACTTTTCTGGAGTTGAACGCTTTTGCCCCAAAGCCCGCATGGGTGGAGAATCTCCGAACTCATCATCTGTCTTGAAAAAACTCATTAACGACTGCATCTGCTGCGCCTGGCTCGCCAGCTCTTCAGAAGTCGAAGCCATCTCTTCAGAAACTGATGCATTCTGTTGAACGACCATGTCCAGCTGTTCAACAGCCTTTGAAATCTGCTGAGTTCCTGAATTCTGTTCTTCCGAGGCAGCTGATATTTCCTGAACAAGATCAGCGGTCTTCTTGATGTTAGGAACCAGCTTCTCAAGCATACGTCCGGCCGCCTCTGCGGTGGCAACAGAAGAACTCGACAACTCACTTATTTCGGCAGCGGATTGCCCGCTTCTTTCTGCAAGTTTTCTCACCTCTGCGGCAACTACAGCAAAACCTTTTCCGTGCTCTCCGGCACGGGCTGCTTCAATAGCGGCATTAAGAGCAAGAAGATTTGTCTGCCGTGAAATCTCCTCAATAATTGAAATTTTCTCTGCAATATTCTTCATAGCTTCAACAGTTTGAGCTACAGCTACCCCGCTTTCTTCACCGTCTTTAGAGGATTCAACTGCAATCCTTTCAGTCTCTTTTGCATTATCAGCGGTTTTCCTTATCGTCGCCCCCATCTCTTCCATTGATGCCGCAATTTCCTCAATTGAAGAAGCTTGTTCTGTAGAGCCTTGAGCCATCACAGAGGACGAAGATGACAATTCTTCACTTCCCGCTGTGACATTCTGAGATGCGCCGGTAATATCAGATACTATATCCGCCAGCTTCCCACCCATCTGCCTTAATGCATCAGCAAGCATTCCAATTTCATCCTTCTGATGAATATCAACCGTTGCAGTAAGATTTCCTCTTCTAATTTCCTGAGCAAACGTTACAGCCTTGATAATAGGCCCGGTAATTATTTTTACGATACACCATGCAAACAAAATTCCTGCAACAATGGCCAAAATTCCTATGGTTATACTTATAGTTCCAAGCATATCAACATGCTCAGCAGTTCTTTTCGCAGTTTCATCAGCAAGCGCCATTGCTTTTTTTGAAATACTGTCAACAGCAGGTTCAATTTTATGAACTTCCGCACGCATCGCAGATGTCAATTCAGTGATAATTATGTCTTCTTCAACGAGAGAATTAAAAGCCTTCTCATATTTTGCAACATAAGCTTTAGATTCATTCTTATCTGCATCCGAGATTTCAGAAAGATTCACAGATTCAGTCAAACGCTCTAATCCGGCTTCTACATTTGATGCGTACTTTTTAGCACCTCTTAGAATATAGTCTTTTTCCTCTTTGCGGATCGAAAGTATAAGAGCATTACCATTGGGAATGTATATGGAACCAAGAGCCTGCTCCATAATGCGAGCGGCAGAACGCATAGTTTCCGTATAACTGGCTTCAGGATTTCTCAAATAATCATTCAGTGCGTCAGAATATTCTTTGAGCCCCTTCTGCTGTTCGACTTTAGCAGAATCAGAACACTTACTAACGTTAAGCTGCTCTTCATATATAGTGATAGCGCTCAACCATTTATCTTTATACTTAGGAGAACCGGTGCGGATATAGTCCTTTTCATAACGGCGAATCTGCAAAAGAGAAATGTACAATTCGTCTACATTCCTTTCTCCGAAAAAATTCTGCAATGCATGAGCCGCGCCTCTGAACTCCCCCTGTAAACCGGATTTAGGGTCCAACCCTTTTGTCTCATAAGCCTCAACCAGCTTCCGAAATGAACTTTTATAACTGGATGCAAAACCAATTACACCGGAAGCTAATCCTTCAATCTCTGTATTTCCATTCTCACCGGCTAACCTGACAATTGATTTTGCCTGGTCAGTCAATTGCGCGATGTTTTCATCAAGTCTCGCCAGATATTTTTTATCCATCCGAAGCATAAAATCTTTTTCGTTTCGACGGCTTTGAAGCATCAAAGACTCAATACGACCCGCGTGAAGACCAATAGCCATGTCCACTTCCATATGCTTTTTAAATCCCGAAGACATAGAATTAGCGGCATAGCGATCAACAGAAATCACAACAACCAGAAGTGTAATAATTAGGCCGAAAGCGAGCCCCAATTTAACTCCAAGCTTAGCATTCTTCAACATTTGTTCACTCCTGAGTTATGATTCCCATGAAACCAACCTACATAAAAAACAATGCAGACTATATACAATATACCTCTTTTTTATATCAGTTCAATAAAAACATTCGATTTGATTATTATATATCCTGCCCTGATTGAAAAACTTCAACCGGTGCCAGACCGAATCTAATATTTTAACACTGGACTATTCTCTATTCTTGCGGTCATTATTTGAGATTAAAAACTAAGAGGTGCAACCATGTTTCGATATTTATCAGCCGCAATAGTAACTGTCTTTCTGTTTGCCGGAGCCGCCTTTGCTGAACCTATGCAGAAGGGAGAAGACTTCCCCGACATTACCCTGACTGGCAACCAGACCGCAGCTCAGCTTTCCTACCTTGGATTATCCGACAATGGCCCGTGGCAGATTAAAGATATTGATGCCGACTTTGTTATTATTGAAATTTTCAGCATGTACTGCCCACACTGTCAGGCGGAAGCTCCAAGCGTTAACAAATTGTTTACGGCCCTCAAAAAGTCCAAATCAAATGCCCGCATAAAGCTTATAGGTGTTGGCGTTGGAAATTCTGACTTTGAAGTAAATTTTTTCAGAAAAAAATACCAAGTAGAATTTCCACTTTTTGATGATCTTGATTTTGAAATACATGAAGAAGTCGGAAAGCCCGGAACTCCGCATTTTTTTATGGTTGACCTAAGTGAAGAAAATATACTTAAAACTGTTTCATCTTTTGCGGGAAGAATGAAAGATCCCAAGCAGTTTCTGATAAGTCTGCAAAAAGCCGCAAGACATTAGAAAATCTAAAAAAATAGAGGAACAAGCATGACTAAATACATACGTCTTTATAGTTTACTTGCCGCACTTCTGATATGTGTATGCGCCGCACCTTCATGGGCGAAAGTTCCTGCCGAACTTGTTTATCAAACCGGCAAACTTAAACCTGTGGACAGCGTTCTTAATATTACTGTCGGTGAAACCGCACCAGACTTTGCTCTGCCATCTCTTGCTGGTAAAGCTGTGCAACTTTCATCCTTTCATGGTAAAAAAAATGTTGTAATATCCTTTGTCCCCGCGGCATTCACTCCAATATGCTCGGATCAATGGCCCGGATACAATATTGCACAGGATCTTTTTGAACAGAATGAT is a genomic window of Maridesulfovibrio ferrireducens containing:
- a CDS encoding transporter substrate-binding domain-containing protein translates to MKNFVVFILILFFISCFLSTTPVCANKPSSRVELSEKEKAFIKAHPVITLGTEKDWEPYIVVNEDGSISGFDKGVLDKINELTGSNFQLLPGKWVEMQEKAKLRQIDGLSTGVVHKERKAYLNFSDAYSTIQKMVLVPLGNPKNIKSDRDLDGKIIAVHKGNMADEKLARSFKNSSVLECATIEEMIKTVVNNKADVTFGNGGTLFSANKLGLPYLQIAYPLGEDLKFVFGVRNDWPEAIGILNKGLAAIPEYEKNQLRRKWLVGDVNHDPYIDSLRFDADERVYLSEIDYISMSIDPSWMPYEQIDRKDQSTGITVDFMNILSQRIGKEFRLIPTDSWEQTLFFARERKCDILPSAISTPTRREYLNFSSSYISFPLVVATALDKMFIDDFESVADQTFAVTKGYAAIELLRNKYPNIKIVEVEDALSGLEKIHEEGVSGYIDTVPAISYQIQKNGMFDVKISGQVGLNYDLSVGVRNDRPQLLSILNKAIASISHEERQNILNRWISVRYDKGVDYSLLWKVLAVVTSFILLLLYRYNIISRYNKKLLLMNSKLDSLYKTDRLTQVFNRYMLDSEMERELARSVRYDTPFSVILLDIDYFKRVNDIYGHHAGDAVLVAISSLLSISVRETDVLGRWGGEEFLIICPETKLDGATLLAEKLRGKIEELHFPVMKENVTASLGVAAYVKGETGEALIKRADAALYKAKDGSRNCVIVAKITL
- a CDS encoding SulP family inorganic anion transporter, with amino-acid sequence MEASHTLVSNSKGSIQSDIFSGLTVALALVPEAVAFSFVAGVSPIVGLYGAFMMCIMTSILGGRPGMISGATGAMAVVMVNLVLEGNALGGAGSHAGLQYLFFTLLLVGIFQSLAGIFRLGKFIRMVPRSVMMGFVNGLAIVIFLSQLNMFQAEGTWIQGEPLWIMIGLVALTMGILFTVPMVYKKAPGALIAIIAVSLLVIFAQIDTATVLSFIKVNGGTGIKAGLPTFAIPQIPFTWETLTFVTPYALILAAIGLIESLMTLTLIDELTDTHGSGNRECIAQGVANFTNGLFGGMGGCAMIGQSIINITSGGRGRLSGITAAVALLFFILFTSTYIEMVPIAALVGVMFIVVIKTFAWSTFNIVNKVPKWDVAVIVLVTFLTVKYDLAIAVICGVIISAMIFAWENALRIRARKIVDEHGIKHYQIYGPLFFGSTTLFLSKFDVKDDPDNVIIDFQESRIMDQSAIEMVNKVTELYLRSGKTVHLWHLSKDCVRLIKKAEKICVVNVLSDPDYFVSVDNYNKLQDELKA
- a CDS encoding methyl-accepting chemotaxis protein; its protein translation is MLKNAKLGVKLGLAFGLIITLLVVVISVDRYAANSMSSGFKKHMEVDMAIGLHAGRIESLMLQSRRNEKDFMLRMDKKYLARLDENIAQLTDQAKSIVRLAGENGNTEIEGLASGVIGFASSYKSSFRKLVEAYETKGLDPKSGLQGEFRGAAHALQNFFGERNVDELYISLLQIRRYEKDYIRTGSPKYKDKWLSAITIYEEQLNVSKCSDSAKVEQQKGLKEYSDALNDYLRNPEASYTETMRSAARIMEQALGSIYIPNGNALILSIRKEEKDYILRGAKKYASNVEAGLERLTESVNLSEISDADKNESKAYVAKYEKAFNSLVEEDIIITELTSAMRAEVHKIEPAVDSISKKAMALADETAKRTAEHVDMLGTISITIGILAIVAGILFAWCIVKIITGPIIKAVTFAQEIRRGNLTATVDIHQKDEIGMLADALRQMGGKLADIVSDITGASQNVTAGSEELSSSSSVMAQGSTEQASSIEEIAASMEEMGATIRKTADNAKETERIAVESSKDGEESGVAVAQTVEAMKNIAEKISIIEEISRQTNLLALNAAIEAARAGEHGKGFAVVAAEVRKLAERSGQSAAEISELSSSSVATAEAAGRMLEKLVPNIKKTADLVQEISAASEEQNSGTQQISKAVEQLDMVVQQNASVSEEMASTSEELASQAQQMQSLMSFFKTDDEFGDSPPMRALGQKRSTPEKLDGASLDLSDDLSSEFKRF
- a CDS encoding peroxiredoxin, coding for MFRYLSAAIVTVFLFAGAAFAEPMQKGEDFPDITLTGNQTAAQLSYLGLSDNGPWQIKDIDADFVIIEIFSMYCPHCQAEAPSVNKLFTALKKSKSNARIKLIGVGVGNSDFEVNFFRKKYQVEFPLFDDLDFEIHEEVGKPGTPHFFMVDLSEENILKTVSSFAGRMKDPKQFLISLQKAARH
- a CDS encoding peroxiredoxin, which gives rise to MTKYIRLYSLLAALLICVCAAPSWAKVPAELVYQTGKLKPVDSVLNITVGETAPDFALPSLAGKAVQLSSFHGKKNVVISFVPAAFTPICSDQWPGYNIAQDLFEQNDAILLGITADNIPTQYAWTRQMNEGGVWFPVLSDFWPHGKVAQLYGVLRTDGTTERAIFIIDKKGIIRYIDVHDINTRPDLGEIIRSLRKINK